The window GttacttttttccatttttaaataGGTGCTAAATGCTGGGAAAAACAAGCTTAGATCCATGGATGAGGTTAGGTCGCTTGTGAGTCTACGTGCGTTAATTTTAAACGGTAAGTTATATTACAAAACTTCTTGGACACGAAAGGCTTAataatcatgcattttcaagttttcctttctttgttttacaGACAACGAGATTGCTTCCATATGCATGCTTGACCAATTGAAAGAACTGAACACTCTCGGTATGACATCTAAGTTCTTCTTTCTAATGTCATCagcatgtcaattttttttttctcataccGCTTGCTTATTGTATCCTTTTCCTTCTATAACCACTGTAAAATATGGTGACATGTTGACTTCGGTATTTGTttgagagaggaggagggagagagttCAGTGGGTTGTGCAGAACACTTTTAACTGGAAAACGGGTAAAGCAGTCATAATTACAGTCTAAACTGCTCTGCCCAGTGAAAGTGAGCTCTTGACTCTTGACCATCAAGAAAAGATGGATAAAAGGATCCACATTGAACTTCATTTAGGTGATGCCTTCGATTTTCTAGGCGCCAGACGGTAAGCCTACCCATTGTCATGTCTTAGCCAGAAGATAACGGGTATAAGATCTTTAAGGTTTGCAATTGACTAGGTGAATgcatataattataaatatgtACTTTATGGCATGCATGCATGTAAGTATATCTATTCTAGCTTCTTATTCATATATGCATTTCTGTGATATCTTTCACATTTGACTGTGTCTTCATCTGCGGTAAACCTTCAACATGTTCAGCCATTATCTACTTGCACTGGAATTTTGTAGAGATAGGGAAATACGTAAGTTCTGGGCTAAGTCTTCAGTCAAACCATTTTGATCTTCAAATTCTCGGTATAAGAATTAATACTGCTTTTAGAGTAAACTTAGAGTACTTTTGTTCACCTTTTCTCTGCTTTCAGTTCTTTCTAGGAATGCTATAGAAGAAATTGGCAAGTCCTTGATGAAGTTGAAGTCACTTACAAAGGTATGCATTTGATTGACATAATTATAGGCACATATTTTACCTAGATGTATCTATTTCCCGTATTTGATCTCTTGTTGGTtatcagctctctctctcaaattgcCAACTCCAAGCTATTGATACTTCACTCTCCTTCTGCATTGAACTGAAAGAACTTAGACTTGCTCACAATCAGATTACGGTATGATTGGTTTTATGGTTCGCTTATTTGAATTGAGGCTATCTATGAAATTGTGCTGATTGTTTCACTCCCAAGTCCAGTGAACCTTTGTGTTCCTAATTGGTTGTCCTCTCTTCTTCTGTCGCAATCAAAGTTCAGTCTCTGCCAAGTGAACTTGCTCAGAATTTTAAACTTCAGAGCTTGGATTTGGGAAATAACTTGATTGTGAGCTGGTCGCATGTGAAGGTGAGGGATTCCTAGCTGTTTTTTCGTGGTTCTTGGGACTAAACTACCCTGCATCTCTTCTAATGCTAGAAACTGCAGGTGCTGAAATCGCTTGTTAACCTCAGAAACCTCAACTTACTAGGAAATCCTATTgctgaaaatgagaaatcaatgAACAAGGTCACTACCTAATTGTGAATTTTCccatattttcatatatgtccAGTCTTTGCCTACTGTTAGACAATTATCTTTAACATCTCACTGCAGATCAGGAAAGCTCAACCAAGTTTGCAGATATTCAATGCAAAACCCATCAATAAGAACACCAAAATTGAGAGGCTTGATGTCGATGTCATTGATGAATTTCCTCCTGTCACTGATGGCAAAGAAATCAAAGAGGAAGAGCGAAGTGACAAGAAATCCAAGCATAACGTGACCATGGGCATTTATAGTGAAAGCGGTGGGCAAGGACAGAAGCGGAAGAAGCAGAAAAGCAAGGATGATTTGCTTAGAAAAGAAGGTCCAGTCCACGACAATAATGACGCGGCACCAGAgcagaaagagaggaaaaagtccAAGAGGGCAAAAACCAGCGAACTTGATATTATCGACAACACCGAGGCTTCATTTATGGAGCTTTTCCAAGCTGAGGAAGCTGCAGATAATCCCAAAGGAGTTGGAGAAAAGGGTGGAATTGGTAAGGATGTGGAAGATGGGTTTTTGCTGGGTGGCTTGGTTTGCATCCCtagtaagaagaagaaaccaaagaACAGGTCCCTTGATCCTACTCAACTACAGTCGTCAACAGATGAAATTGGTATGGGGGCTTATCTAGTTGGGATGATTAGGCTACATGGTCGATCATGCTACTGCATTGCCATCTCAAACTGCTGTTGAACCCTCGAATTGCTGGCTCTCATCTTGTTCAATTGAAGATCGAACGCCTTATCCGATTTCTTCTACTAGGAGGACTTGAAGATTGTAATGTTCTGGACCCTAACGACCATTTCTTTTCCAAGTCTTTTATGCACCCTATTAAATCCATTCCTGCTCTTGGAGCGAATGTTCATTACGAAAGGCATTTTAACAGGGCGAGTTCTCTGTTCGAAAGTTTGCGGGCATGCAAGACATATATTCTGCTGGCCACCTGACCGCTACGGTGTTCTCCAGCTCTATCTCCTTGATCTTCTGGATACACAGCACGTCAAGATACTGCATCGCCGTGCAACATTTTAGGTGTTACCCCATGCTTTGTACGTGATCACGCAGTGTCAGTATAAACGCATGATTGGTTCGATTACACCATAAGTCAGATAAACGTGATGGGGACGCCCATGGCGACAACAATTTGGCATTTGTCGAACGGTTCGCCGCTCAAAAAAGTTCTAGTAGTACCCCGGGAAGGAACATCCAAGCACTTCGCGAGCGCAGAGCTCGATTCTCATGGACGTTCTGAACTATTTCAAAGCTCAAAAGTCAAAACCTACCAAAATAACCAGAAGATCAAAACAGTGATGGCCCTGTCCATACGAAAGTCTTCTATCGCGTGCTCCAAAACTCCTCCACCCTTCTGAAATGATCGATCCAATTGCAAGGGCAAACGCCCTTTTTGGCGGTCGGCCGAGTAATCATAACGCGAGCTCTCACTTAGTCAAAGTGTTCAGTGCTGCGATGCTGACTTTTTGCTCAAAGGTTAGTGGAGACCACAGAGGTTTAGTCAAAGTTGGCTTCCTAAACGATAAATTCGGTCGTTCTACGCAGCAATGCGTTCCCGCTGATCGCCGGTCAACTTCAGCGATCCTTCAAATAAATTATTGGGTTATGATGACTGATGGCCGTCGTCGAGATATCCACGGCGCATGCTTTTGACGTGAAACTTTAGTTTTCAAGAAAACACATCGATCGTACATCGACATTAAGTAATAGATTCAACCCTCAAATGGAGGGTGGATTAGGCCTTCGTCTCGGTTATGAATCCCGCCAAGCAGCCAGGACACTATTGCGTGTCGCCGTCGTATTCGGTCCACTTGGTTGATTGCAGAAGTGATGCCGCTCGATGTGCATTAAACGTGTTTCCTCGAGCGCTTTATTTATCTTGGCCTCTGCATTTAATCTTGGTACGTGGCATGAAATTTCATGGTCACGACCATAACTAGAGGCAGCTCGGAATTTTATTGTGAAATCAAGAATTATAGAGTTATATCTCGATCGCAATGCCTCTCACTTGAAGTAGCTTCCGTGACCGTGTTTGGCGCCTTGCAAGTGAACCTTATCCAATGCATATGGACGAGGGCAACTAGTGTGCATCTTCGAGAATCAGTAGTGCTGAATGGTTTAAACACCCCCGCACGGCACAATAAAATTATATAGGATAGAGGAATagatgaccaaaaaaaaaaaaaaattgcaaaattgacTCCTTGCAGAGGAAAACATGATGGAAATCGATATGTCATGCACAAGTGTGCAAAGTCGAATCAAGTCCTGTCCAATTGGGGACTTACACAGGATAATTCTTCAATGGTATTATTTGGCCATGCATATCTCCCAATGAGAAACGTCAATTTCAAATCCTAAATCTTATGAGTTGTATACAATATATAATTAACTTCttaaaatgtgcaatcaaatcctttcaTTGAACAGTCGCAAAATGTGGCTATAATACATTTACAGAATTGCCTAGCCGACAATTTCAACATGCGATATTTCTTAACATACATCGAAGATTCACAATGCATCAACTTGAAGGTTTAGCATCGTTCTgccaattgaaaaattctttttaaCTAATACGTATAGAAGTATCCGACCTCTCTCTTGTGACATCTCAAGGGCAGCATTGGCCTATGACAACCACCGGCCCTAGCCGGACTCATCTCCAGACAAGGATTCATGCCTTGACGTTTTGCAAGGCGTGGAGCAATCTTATTGAAAAGTACTTCACTCCCTCCATCGTTGCAGTCAAGAGCCACCGCTGTTAAGAAGGTTGAAAaatccatcatcatcatctttgagCTTGACAATGACAGTGGCGTTTTGACTTCCGCTCCTCCATCTTTGTTTCTCCACTCCTTTTGGGCAACTTTACCCCATTTGGATTTGACTCTCGATCTAAACAGATGGAACATGAAACAGCCGACTTCTTCTATGGGCTTATGTTCCCAAACAACGTGCCATCCCATCGTTCGATTTTTGTTTTTCGATATTGTCAAAAATTGTCGCACTTTGGATGGACGCAAGTCCAATTTGAATTGCATTcacttttgttcaaaaactgaaACATctagactttttgaaaataaaggaaattttgCCACGCGTAACTTTCTTTTCATGgctttttgcaaaatatgaGGTGTTCGAACTTATGAAAAGCAAAAGGGTTAATACTTTGCAAAACCCCAAACCGCACgctttgtgacaaatttatcccaaattatttttttgatcacaaaaaacccaaaactagtatacctttgacaaatttaccctaaattggtacacttgtgacaaatttaccctctattagttttggttgaattttattattaaattattaagttaaatgacacgtaacagttgaccggtataccaatttaagattttacccTCCgttgtcatagtttacaatttttgtgatttttttatggtattaatccaatttagcatatgatatatttatcacaaatttatcagttttgggtttttttgcagtcaaataaattaatttgggataaatttgtcataaatgtaccagtttatggttttttatagtcaatcgaggtaaatttgtaacaggtataccagttttgggtttttcatagtcaaaaaaatagttttgggtaaatttgtcataagtgtaccggttttgggtttttttagaGTATTAACCCAAAGCAAAATTGTTGAACTTAACAGTTTTTAAGCTAATATGAACGGGC of the Eucalyptus grandis isolate ANBG69807.140 chromosome 10, ASM1654582v1, whole genome shotgun sequence genome contains:
- the LOC104421324 gene encoding leucine-rich repeat-containing protein ODA7 encodes the protein MPVGRLSSEQLLKDSNEQDADSVSSLKLDQKALTDVACLADFKNLQRLDLGFNNLVSLEDLRPCVGLKWLSVVQNKLRSLKGIEGLSKLTVLNAGKNKLRSMDEVRSLVSLRALILNDNEIASICMLDQLKELNTLVLSRNAIEEIGKSLMKLKSLTKLSLSNCQLQAIDTSLSFCIELKELRLAHNQITSLPSELAQNFKLQSLDLGNNLIVSWSHVKVLKSLVNLRNLNLLGNPIAENEKSMNKIRKAQPSLQIFNAKPINKNTKIERLDVDVIDEFPPVTDGKEIKEEERSDKKSKHNVTMGIYSESGGQGQKRKKQKSKDDLLRKEGPVHDNNDAAPEQKERKKSKRAKTSELDIIDNTEASFMELFQAEEAADNPKGVGEKGGIGKDVEDGFLLGGLVCIPSKKKKPKNRSLDPTQLQSSTDEIGMGAYLVGMIRLHGRSCYCIAISNCC